CTCTTAATGCCCGTACTTCAATTTCACCCACCTGAAATATTTTTATGATATTTCGGATATCGATAATGGTTTTGGGATTAGAAATCATCGGAATGGATCTTTGGATTCAGGAGAGGTCTTTATTTACACCTAAAGCTTGTAGGAGGACTAGCTGTCGCTCTTACCTCGTGTTTTTTTGTCTCCTTTGCCTGATTTCTGACGTTGTTCATTCTGAGGGCTGCGTGCCTGTTGTGTCGGTTTAGGCTCTGGTCGTTTGCTCGAGATCGAATTTTTTAGATCTATGTTTTCTTCTTCATTGAGAAGGGCACCTCCCAGATCATCTCCACTGTCGACCGGAGGGGCCAGGAGAGTACGATCTCCGGAACTGAGACCTGACTTTACTTCAATGAACTTGTTATTGAACAGTCCGATTTCGACGGGAGTGGCTTTGGGGCCACGAAGCCCTTTTACGTAGCAAACCTGTTTTCCTCCCAACGTGGTTACGCACTGTATAGGAACTTTAATTACGTCTTCCAAATTGGTGATTACGATCTCTGCTCTTGCCGATACTCCAGGTTTCACATCTGGCAATTCATCGGTGATTACGATCTCAGTCGAATACACTTTCAGGTTACTGTTTCCGTAGCGACTTTGGGCATCGGGAAGAACCGCAATTTTGGTGACTTCTCCTCGGAAGCGATCGTCCGGAAGCGAATCAAGAACGATAAAGGCTGTCTGGCCAACTCTTACCTGATTTACATAGGATTCGTGTACTTTAATTTCCACCTTCATCTGTGAAGTATCAGGAATTTTTACGATGGCTTGGCGTTGACGAATGGTGGCTCCTTCCTCGATCATGGATTCATTGCTATAACGACTTGAGCTCATGGCGTATACGAGGAGTCCGTCTTGCGGCGCATATCGTTTGGTAGCCGCCATTTGTGCCTGCAGTTTGGCCAATTTGACCCGGCCTAGCTCGAGTTGGCGTTTATCAATTTCAAGTTGAGATTCGGCCTGTCTGACTCTGCTGTCGCCCTGTGTCTTAACCCTTACGAGTTCCTGCTCCGCTTCCTCAAGATCCGCTCTGTATTCCGCTTCGAGTTTTTCCAGGTCATATTGGTTAAGCATCTCCTTCACGGTCTGGGCTTGTTCCAGGCCCATCTGTTGATTGATTACTGAGAGTTGATCCCGGTCGAGATTGCTTTTGGTCTCAAAACCCTCCTCTTGCAGTCTTTTCGACCACTCAAGCCTTTCCTCCGCCAGTTTTAAAGATTCCTGAGATGTGATGATTTCGATATCTGCATTACGAACCTCCTGAGCTTTTTCGATTTTCTCAAATTTTTCCAAATCCATTTTGGCGAACTGTACCGCCAACTCGGCTTGACGTATATCACTGTCTCTTGAGCTTTTCGTTATGACCAGGTCGGTTTCTGATCGGACGAAATCAGCATTGTCATCCTCAAAGCGAATTAACTGAGCGTTGAGAGCATTTTCTACGTCCGCGATATCCAACTCCACAATGAGGTCGCCTTTCTTTACGTAACTTCCCTCGGGCACGATGTAGATAATACGCGAATTGCCATCGACCTCGTTGCGCACCGTTACTTCGTTGACCGCTTGAAGAGTCCCGCCTTCCGTAACGGAAACCAGGAAGTCGCCTTTAGTTACCTTATAGTATGAATATGCATCTTCTCCATCACTTCCGCCACCCAAAACCGAAAATAGAAGAACTACCAGCACCAGGCCAATGACGGTCGAAAGGATGGGTCGCTTTTTGGCAAAGGGGATAATGAAATTTAGCGCTTGTTGAGACCTCGCTTTAACTTGGTTGGCAGGTCTTTCCTGGGTTTCGTTTCTATTCATCTTATTGCGTGAATAATTCGTCTGGGGTCATAACTTCTCCGTCATCAGAAATGGTAGAGGACGAACTACCAGATCCTATTCCTGGAGTGAGGTTGAAGGTGCTGGCTTGATTGAGCCAAAATTGATTCGTACCCGTGTTTAGGATACCTAGTTGAAGTAGGAGATCTAAGCGGGATTCGAGGTAATCGACCAACGCTGCCGTCTGGGCATTTTGAGCAGCGATAAGGTCATCTTGCGCTTCTTCGAGGTCCCTGTAAATGGCATTTCCTGATTCAATGGAAAGTTGTGCTCCCGATACTTGTTTCTCTGCCAGAGACACGGCGTTGGTTTGAATCTCGTAGTTTTGGGAAAGGCGCTCGAGCTCGCGGATGCCTTCGTCCACCGTCGAACGTAATTCGTCCAGTGTTAGACCCAAGCTGCGCAGCTCGGACTCGAACGCGATGAGGGATGCCCGATAGAGGTTACGCTCCCGCAAGCGATCGAGGGGAAGATCCAGTTGTAAACCCACCGATCGGCGGATGTTATCAAAATCAAAATCGGTATAGTCGGTCACTCCCTCGCTGTCGATGGAGGCATTGGCAAATATTCCGATCTGGGTTTTCAGTCCGTTGGAAGCGACACGCACATTCCGCTGAGCGTCTTCATACTGGTCGATGGCGTTGAGGAGAGGAAGTCGGTGATCAACAGCCAGCTGGAATCCGTAGCTCGAGTTTAAGTCTAGAAGGACTAGGCCGCGCTCCTGGAGAGTTTCCATTTCGGCATCGACTAAGTGTAAATCGACCGTCTGAGGCAGGCCGAGGGTGATTTTAAAATCATCCAGCAGATTCTTATAGCTCACCACGGCGTTGATGTAGCGGTTGCGTGCGGAGAGTTCGGCCTGTTCTGCCTGATTCACATCGAGCGCTTTTTCCCGGTCTATTGAACGCGCCCTGAGGTAGCGAGTCGCTACGATACGCGATTGGTAGTTGTTGTACTCGTTGTAAATGGTATCTTTGCGCTGAAGGAGGCGAAAGTAGTCGAGCACGATACTGGTGGCAAATTCGTTTTGGAAATGGCTGAAATTGCGGATAGCGTAGATGACGTTGCGTTCCGCTTGTATGAGTCTTGCCGCAGCCACTTCTTTACCTGCGCCTCTTAGCAGGGGTTGGAATACGCTGAAGCTGAGGGTAGAAGCCGCTGTTTTACGAGGATCTCCCGTAAGAAACCTCAGAACGTCTGTGGCCATAGAGACACTGATATCGGCTCCCGTTGAAAGCATCTGACCAACGCCTACATTCGTATTTGCTCCTTCGGTTTTTTCCCCGTCGGGGAAATGGGTGCGATTGCCGGTGCCCCGTGCAAAAAACTGGGGACTGAAGGCATGTTGCTCTCCGGTCAGAGTCAGTGCGGTGAGGTAGAGCTGCTCTTTTTGTGATTGGTATCGTCGGTTCTGCTTAATCGCGAGATCAATGGCTTCTTCGATTGCGATGGTCTTACGAGTGCTCTGATTCCGTTCGGCAAAAATGTCATCCGGAGTAATCTCATCGGGGTCCACGCCTGTATAGGGTGTCTCGATGGAAAACTCTGAGGTACTACCAAAAATTTGTTCCTCTACTTGGGCGACGATTTGGTAGACGTCGCTGTCGGCAGCATTGCGGTAGGCAGTCGTCGAACATCCAACCAGGAGGAGTAAAAAAGGGTAGCCGGCTACTCCTAGGAGTAGCCGGCTAGTTCTCAGGGCAGAACGCATATGCATTAAATTCCTGTAGTTCTAGAGGTAGAAACAAACAGCTCAGCCAGGATCCCTGCGCCGTTGGAATTTATATATCTTTCTTTAGGGATTCTAGTGACCACTCTGTAAAATTGATTAGGATAAGGATGAGATGATTGGAATTAGTTGGAGGCGACTTCTGCGTGTTTGGTAAGCAAGCGGTCCGCTTCTCTTCTAACATCTTTGTTTTTATCAGTCGTAGCTACTTGCTGGAGCCAATCAATGAGTTCCGGATCTGGGAGGAATCCAGACAGTGCATCGACTGCCTCTTTTCTGACTCTGGCATTGGGGCTTGAGGAGGAAGCTTCCAGAATTGCCTGGGCGAATTCAGGAGTATCTACACCATCAAGGATGTTAAAAATCTCGGCTTGGAGGTTGAAGTCACTGGTTTTGTAATACTCCTCCACCATTTTGCGGGCTACATCGTCGGAGCGTTTGTCGCAGGTCTGGAGGATTCTTAGGGCAACCAGTTTCCACTTGGTATTCACTTTATCATCAAAAATCATCCCGTGAGCGCGCTCGATATGCTGCGTGGTGGGATTCATGAGCCCACGTACTGTCATGGTCCAACGCATGCTTTCAACCAGGTGATTGATGCGATCCTGATCGGTGTCTAACAGAGTGGTGAGTTCCGTTTGTGTAGGAGTGCTCACCGTACCGTCGCTAGCGACCAGATCCGTCTCGTAAACCCTTCCTTTTAAATGGGCTATTTCCCGCTCCAATTCAACAATGCGCTCTTCAGCCGTTGTTTGGGAGGTGTCCTGCTTGGACCAGTCCACTGAAATTGACAACGTCGCGATGGAGACGACCATCGCGACGATTGCAATTAGGGTAGATACTGATGTTTTCACAGAGTGTCGGTTTTTCTTAGAGTGTTGATATTCTAACAGGGCTCACCTTACCGTGGCCTTACCAGAATGGGAAATAATGGAGAAATTGGCCCCCAGGCTGGACTTTTGGGGCAGTCTCGGGCATGGATTTGGCGAAAAGGGCATCGGAAAATATATGAAATTACTCCTGGTTGAAGACATGATTTACCTACGCGATTCGATTGCAACCGGTCTCCGTAAAGGTGGCTATGCTGTGGATGTGGCCAGTGACGGTGAGGAGGGCCTTTGGATGGCGGAATCGGGGGACTACGATGTCTTGATTCTGGATATTATGCTTCCCAAACTGGATGGTCTGGCACTGCTCGAGCGCTTTCGCGAAAGGGGTGGCGAATCGCTTGCTCTGATGCTGACAGCCAAAGATACGCTCAAGGACAAAGTGGCTGGTCTGAAAACGGGAGCCGATGATTACTTGGTAAAGCCGTTTGCCATGGAAGAGTTGGAGGCACGGGTAGAGGCGCTTTGTCGGCGAAGGTATGGAGTTTTGAAGACTGTGATAGAGTCGGAGAATTTATGCGTCGATCTGGCCATGAAAGAAGCGAGGCAAGGGGATCAAGTAATGCCTTTTAAACCGCGCGAGTACCGAATACTTGAATACCTGGCCATGCGTCGCGGAGAAGTCGTTTCTCGTATGGAAATTGAAGCGAAAATTTATGGCGACACGGATGAGGTTCGGAGTAACACCATCGAGTCGGCTATCTCATCCATACGCCGGAAATTATCAGAATCGGGAACGCACTGTCCCATTGAGACACGAGTGGGGCTGGGGTATATCTTTGTTGAATAGCTTATCTTCAAAGTTTCAAACGCCTTTGAAAGTGCAGGATATAAGTAGTTTAGAAATAGTTAGTTATGAAGAATAGGATTGAATATGTAAATTCCACCAAGAATCTCTGTCTAAGATGCACTTTCAAATGTTAAAACCGACATGTGCTAATATCTGCGTTCCAGCCCGCGATTCGCTTGGTCACGTAGGTTCCTACGCTCCCGCAGGGAATTGCGAACTGCGCCTTGATCTTCATCACATCTCAGTTTTTTGAATCCTTTGGGTTATGTTATCGATTCGAGCCAGGCTGGTCTTACTGACCATGTTAAGTATCGCTGCGATTTTTGGAATCAGCGGCACGGCGATCTATTACTATGAGCGCAAGAGTGCTATGGAACGCTTTGATCAACGATTGAGAGTGCAGGCTTATTCGATCATGACGGCGACCTACCAGCGGCGTGAGGAGCGTGTGGAGGTCCACTTCACCGATCGGTTTCTGCATGAATTCAATAGTAATCAGAAACGAGCGTTCTACCAGATCTGGAAAAATGACGATGAGGTTGTGAAGCGGTCCGAGTCTTTGGGGGAACGGGATCTACCGAAACGATTTGGAAAAGAGCGCGAACCAAGATACTGGGACATGGTTTTGCCCAACGATTTGAACGGGCGTGCGATTGGAGTGCGCTTCGAACCGCGTGTGCGGGGGAATCGTGAGCAGGATTACAATAAGGGATTCCGGCTAATCCTTGTAGTCGCCACCGATATCCATGAAATCGAGACCTCCATGGCCAATCTCCGGAATCTGTTGTTGTTTGGTGGCATTGCGACCCTTGCCCTTTCGCCTTTGTTTGTCCTGATGGCACTCAGCCGTGGATTGGGTCCTCTTAAAGGATTGGCAGGTCGTATGGGAAAAGTTGAT
This genomic stretch from Opitutia bacterium ISCC 52 harbors:
- a CDS encoding efflux RND transporter periplasmic adaptor subunit, with the protein product MNRNETQERPANQVKARSQQALNFIIPFAKKRPILSTVIGLVLVVLLFSVLGGGSDGEDAYSYYKVTKGDFLVSVTEGGTLQAVNEVTVRNEVDGNSRIIYIVPEGSYVKKGDLIVELDIADVENALNAQLIRFEDDNADFVRSETDLVITKSSRDSDIRQAELAVQFAKMDLEKFEKIEKAQEVRNADIEIITSQESLKLAEERLEWSKRLQEEGFETKSNLDRDQLSVINQQMGLEQAQTVKEMLNQYDLEKLEAEYRADLEEAEQELVRVKTQGDSRVRQAESQLEIDKRQLELGRVKLAKLQAQMAATKRYAPQDGLLVYAMSSSRYSNESMIEEGATIRQRQAIVKIPDTSQMKVEIKVHESYVNQVRVGQTAFIVLDSLPDDRFRGEVTKIAVLPDAQSRYGNSNLKVYSTEIVITDELPDVKPGVSARAEIVITNLEDVIKVPIQCVTTLGGKQVCYVKGLRGPKATPVEIGLFNNKFIEVKSGLSSGDRTLLAPPVDSGDDLGGALLNEEENIDLKNSISSKRPEPKPTQQARSPQNEQRQKSGKGDKKTRGKSDS
- a CDS encoding TolC family protein, producing the protein MRSALRTSRLLLGVAGYPFLLLLVGCSTTAYRNAADSDVYQIVAQVEEQIFGSTSEFSIETPYTGVDPDEITPDDIFAERNQSTRKTIAIEEAIDLAIKQNRRYQSQKEQLYLTALTLTGEQHAFSPQFFARGTGNRTHFPDGEKTEGANTNVGVGQMLSTGADISVSMATDVLRFLTGDPRKTAASTLSFSVFQPLLRGAGKEVAAARLIQAERNVIYAIRNFSHFQNEFATSIVLDYFRLLQRKDTIYNEYNNYQSRIVATRYLRARSIDREKALDVNQAEQAELSARNRYINAVVSYKNLLDDFKITLGLPQTVDLHLVDAEMETLQERGLVLLDLNSSYGFQLAVDHRLPLLNAIDQYEDAQRNVRVASNGLKTQIGIFANASIDSEGVTDYTDFDFDNIRRSVGLQLDLPLDRLRERNLYRASLIAFESELRSLGLTLDELRSTVDEGIRELERLSQNYEIQTNAVSLAEKQVSGAQLSIESGNAIYRDLEEAQDDLIAAQNAQTAALVDYLESRLDLLLQLGILNTGTNQFWLNQASTFNLTPGIGSGSSSSTISDDGEVMTPDELFTQ
- a CDS encoding HEAT repeat domain-containing protein, with amino-acid sequence MKTSVSTLIAIVAMVVSIATLSISVDWSKQDTSQTTAEERIVELEREIAHLKGRVYETDLVASDGTVSTPTQTELTTLLDTDQDRINHLVESMRWTMTVRGLMNPTTQHIERAHGMIFDDKVNTKWKLVALRILQTCDKRSDDVARKMVEEYYKTSDFNLQAEIFNILDGVDTPEFAQAILEASSSSPNARVRKEAVDALSGFLPDPELIDWLQQVATTDKNKDVRREADRLLTKHAEVASN
- a CDS encoding response regulator transcription factor, which encodes MKLLLVEDMIYLRDSIATGLRKGGYAVDVASDGEEGLWMAESGDYDVLILDIMLPKLDGLALLERFRERGGESLALMLTAKDTLKDKVAGLKTGADDYLVKPFAMEELEARVEALCRRRYGVLKTVIESENLCVDLAMKEARQGDQVMPFKPREYRILEYLAMRRGEVVSRMEIEAKIYGDTDEVRSNTIESAISSIRRKLSESGTHCPIETRVGLGYIFVE